The following are from one region of the Nicotiana tomentosiformis chromosome 7, ASM39032v3, whole genome shotgun sequence genome:
- the LOC104112086 gene encoding DNA-directed RNA polymerases II and V subunit 6B-like, with protein sequence MADDDYDMDGGYVDEPIEPEPDEGAEIEEDNGNNEDIPDPLLGEGEEKTEQEPVERPRKTSKYMTKYERARILGTRALQISMNAPVMVELEGETDPLEIAMKELRERKIPFTIRRYLPDGSYEDWGVDELIVEDSWKRQVGGT encoded by the exons ATGGCGGACGATGACTATGATATGGACGGAGG ATACGTGGACGAGCCAATAGAACCTGAGCCTGAT GAAGGAGCAGAGATTGAAGAAGATAATGGCAACAATGAGGACATACCAGACCCCCTGTTGGGTGAAGGTGAGGAGAAAACAGAGCAAGAGCCTGTGGAGCGACCTCGGAAGACGTCGAAGTATATGACAAAATATGAACGTGCTAGAATCCTGGGCACTCGTGCACTCCAGATCAG CATGAATGCTCCTGTGATGGTTGAGTTGGAGGGGGAAACTGATCCACTTGAG ATTGCAATGAAGGAGCTCCGAGAGAGAAAGATACCATTCACAATTCGCCGTTACCTGCCTGATGGAAG TTATGAAGATTGGGGAGTCGATGAATTGATTGTTGAGGATTCATGGAAGAGACAAGTCGGAGGAACTTGA
- the LOC104112087 gene encoding short-chain dehydrogenase TIC 32 B, chloroplastic-like isoform X1 codes for MLKLITGRLGPSGFGSASTAEQVTDGIDGSNLTAIVTGGASGIGLETARVLALRNVHVIIAARNMEAANEAKQQILKDNNAARVDVEKLDLSSIRTVKAFADKLKALNLPLNILINNAGIMFCPFQLSEDGIETQFATNHIGHFYLTNLLIDKMKETSKATGIQGRIVNLSSILHQYPYKEGIQFHKISDKSSYQERLAYGQSKLANLLHSNELSRRLQEEGANITVNSVHPGLIMTNLMRHSGLSMRIFRAFTCFMWKNVPQGAATTCYVALHPSLKGVTGKYFVDCNEHEPSKLAQDEALARNLWDVSNNLINAALKS; via the exons ATGTTGAAGTTGATAACAGGTAGACTAGGGCCAAGTGGGTTTGGATCAGCTTCAACTGCTGAACAGGTTACTGATGGCATTGACGGCTCCAATCTCACCGCCATTGTTACAG GAGGTGCAAGCGGCATCGGTTTGGAGACAGCAAGAGTTTTAGCTTTGAGGAATGTCCATGTCATTATTGCAGCAAGAAATATGGAGGCTGCAAATGAAGCAAAGCAGCAAATTCTGAAGGACAATAATGCTGCTCGCGTCGATGTTGAGAAACTTGACCTGAGCTCAATTAGAACAGTGAAGGCATTTGCTGATAAATTAAAAGCACTTAACCTTCCTCTCAATATCTTAAT AAACAATGCAGGTATTATGTTCTGTCCATTTCAGCTTTCAGAAGATGGCATAGAGACGCAATTCGCCACAAATCATATAG GTCACTTCTACTTGACTAACCTTCTTATAGACAAAATGAAGGAAACATCAAAAGCTACTGGTATTCAGGGTAGGATTGTGAACCTGTCATCAATACTTCATCAGTACCCCTATAAAGAAGGAATACAATTTCACAAAATCAGTGACAAGAGCAG TTATCAAGAAAGACTAGCATATGGGCAATCCAAGTTAGCCAACCTATTGCATTCCAATGAACTTTCTCGTCGCTTGCAG GAAGAGGGAGCAAATATAACTGTCAACTCAGTGCATCCAGGTTTAATAATGACAAACCTCATGAGACATTCTGGTCTTTCAATGA GAATCTTTAGGGCTTTCACTTGTTTCATGTGGAAGAATGTCCCTCAG GGAGCAGCTACGACATGCTATGTTGCCCTCCATCCAAGTCTAAAAGGCGTCACTGGAAAGTATTTCGTTGACTGCAATGAGCATGAGCCAAGCAAGCTAGCACAAGACGAAGCTTTAGCTCGAAACCTTTGGGATGTCAGTAACAACTTGATCAATGCAGCTTTAAAGAGTTGA
- the LOC104112087 gene encoding short-chain dehydrogenase TIC 32 B, chloroplastic-like isoform X2 has product MALTAPISPPLLQRIATTGGASGIGLETARVLALRNVHVIIAARNMEAANEAKQQILKDNNAARVDVEKLDLSSIRTVKAFADKLKALNLPLNILINNAGIMFCPFQLSEDGIETQFATNHIGHFYLTNLLIDKMKETSKATGIQGRIVNLSSILHQYPYKEGIQFHKISDKSSYQERLAYGQSKLANLLHSNELSRRLQEEGANITVNSVHPGLIMTNLMRHSGLSMRIFRAFTCFMWKNVPQGAATTCYVALHPSLKGVTGKYFVDCNEHEPSKLAQDEALARNLWDVSNNLINAALKS; this is encoded by the exons ATGGCATTGACGGCTCCAATCTCACCGCCATTGTTACAG CGCATTGCGACTACAGGAGGTGCAAGCGGCATCGGTTTGGAGACAGCAAGAGTTTTAGCTTTGAGGAATGTCCATGTCATTATTGCAGCAAGAAATATGGAGGCTGCAAATGAAGCAAAGCAGCAAATTCTGAAGGACAATAATGCTGCTCGCGTCGATGTTGAGAAACTTGACCTGAGCTCAATTAGAACAGTGAAGGCATTTGCTGATAAATTAAAAGCACTTAACCTTCCTCTCAATATCTTAAT AAACAATGCAGGTATTATGTTCTGTCCATTTCAGCTTTCAGAAGATGGCATAGAGACGCAATTCGCCACAAATCATATAG GTCACTTCTACTTGACTAACCTTCTTATAGACAAAATGAAGGAAACATCAAAAGCTACTGGTATTCAGGGTAGGATTGTGAACCTGTCATCAATACTTCATCAGTACCCCTATAAAGAAGGAATACAATTTCACAAAATCAGTGACAAGAGCAG TTATCAAGAAAGACTAGCATATGGGCAATCCAAGTTAGCCAACCTATTGCATTCCAATGAACTTTCTCGTCGCTTGCAG GAAGAGGGAGCAAATATAACTGTCAACTCAGTGCATCCAGGTTTAATAATGACAAACCTCATGAGACATTCTGGTCTTTCAATGA GAATCTTTAGGGCTTTCACTTGTTTCATGTGGAAGAATGTCCCTCAG GGAGCAGCTACGACATGCTATGTTGCCCTCCATCCAAGTCTAAAAGGCGTCACTGGAAAGTATTTCGTTGACTGCAATGAGCATGAGCCAAGCAAGCTAGCACAAGACGAAGCTTTAGCTCGAAACCTTTGGGATGTCAGTAACAACTTGATCAATGCAGCTTTAAAGAGTTGA
- the LOC104112087 gene encoding short-chain dehydrogenase TIC 32 B, chloroplastic-like isoform X3 produces MEAANEAKQQILKDNNAARVDVEKLDLSSIRTVKAFADKLKALNLPLNILINNAGIMFCPFQLSEDGIETQFATNHIGHFYLTNLLIDKMKETSKATGIQGRIVNLSSILHQYPYKEGIQFHKISDKSSYQERLAYGQSKLANLLHSNELSRRLQEEGANITVNSVHPGLIMTNLMRHSGLSMRIFRAFTCFMWKNVPQGAATTCYVALHPSLKGVTGKYFVDCNEHEPSKLAQDEALARNLWDVSNNLINAALKS; encoded by the exons ATGGAGGCTGCAAATGAAGCAAAGCAGCAAATTCTGAAGGACAATAATGCTGCTCGCGTCGATGTTGAGAAACTTGACCTGAGCTCAATTAGAACAGTGAAGGCATTTGCTGATAAATTAAAAGCACTTAACCTTCCTCTCAATATCTTAAT AAACAATGCAGGTATTATGTTCTGTCCATTTCAGCTTTCAGAAGATGGCATAGAGACGCAATTCGCCACAAATCATATAG GTCACTTCTACTTGACTAACCTTCTTATAGACAAAATGAAGGAAACATCAAAAGCTACTGGTATTCAGGGTAGGATTGTGAACCTGTCATCAATACTTCATCAGTACCCCTATAAAGAAGGAATACAATTTCACAAAATCAGTGACAAGAGCAG TTATCAAGAAAGACTAGCATATGGGCAATCCAAGTTAGCCAACCTATTGCATTCCAATGAACTTTCTCGTCGCTTGCAG GAAGAGGGAGCAAATATAACTGTCAACTCAGTGCATCCAGGTTTAATAATGACAAACCTCATGAGACATTCTGGTCTTTCAATGA GAATCTTTAGGGCTTTCACTTGTTTCATGTGGAAGAATGTCCCTCAG GGAGCAGCTACGACATGCTATGTTGCCCTCCATCCAAGTCTAAAAGGCGTCACTGGAAAGTATTTCGTTGACTGCAATGAGCATGAGCCAAGCAAGCTAGCACAAGACGAAGCTTTAGCTCGAAACCTTTGGGATGTCAGTAACAACTTGATCAATGCAGCTTTAAAGAGTTGA